The genomic window ATGGAGAAAGAGCTTAGGAGCCTAGCGAAAGTCTATCTATTGGTGGCGGTGTCCATGACCTACTCTCGCTACGCCGCCTCCACGATCCGACCAGGAAATCTCCGCCTTGTAGCCCTCTTCCCGGTCCTCTGCCTCCTACCCTGCCTCCCCTGGTCTTTCTCCTCCATCAACCTCCGCGGCATCTCCGCCTTCTTCCTCGCCTGGCTCGCCCTCTTCAAGCTCGTCCTCCTCGCCTTCGGCCTCGgccccctctccccctccctccccctcctccccttcctGTTCACCTCTTCCTTCCCTGTCAAGCTCCAAACCAAACCCAACCCCAAACCTCCCATCTCTTCCTCTTTATCCACCCTTCACCTCCTCGTCACCGCCGTCAAGGTCCTCCTCCTGGCCGCCATCATCTCCATCCACCGCTACAGAGATGGAATACATCCGTACTTCCTCCTCGCCATGTACTGCTTCTACATCTACCTGGGCCTAGATCTCTGCCTCACCTCCATGGGCAAGATCGCCACCGGACTCCTTGGCCTCGAGCTGGAGCCGCACTTCAACAACCCCTGTGGCGCATCCTCCCTTCAGGACTTCTGGGGCCGCCGCTGGAACCTCATGGTCTCTGCCATCCTCCGCCCCTCCGTCTACGACCCTGTCCGCGCCCGCTGGGGACGCGACGCCGGCATCCTCGCCACCTTCCTCGTCTCCGGTCTCATGCACGAGCTCATGTTCTACTACCTCACCTTGGCACTTCCCACCGGGGAGGTCACCGCGTTCTTTGTCCTCCAAGGGCTGTTCACGGTGGCAGAGAAGGAGGCCCGGAAGGCCGGCTGGTGGCGGCTGCATCCGGTTGCGGCGGCGCCGCTGGCCATCGGGTTCATCGTCGGCACCGGGTACTGGCTCTTCTTCCCGCCCCTCTTGAGAGGTGGGGTCGACAAGATTGGGCTGGCGGAGTGCTATGCAGTGATGGGATTCCTGGGGGACGCCGGAGGTGCGCTGCTCGGCCTTCTCGGCTTCTTGTAAAACCGATCCGATCCGGCCGTCCGTTTGctgctttatttatttatttttttggtttcCCCCCTCCCATAATTAAGTCTCTTTTAGTTGTTTTCACGCTGGTATCCATGTGTGCCTTCCGTCGCTTTTCACTTTTCTGTGGCGAGGGACCCATTTCTCCGTTGAAATGTTGGTTCTAATGGCCACTCAGATAAGCACGTGTTGCCAATGGGCAAACTTTGCAAGGTACCAATAATTATAACTTTTTGGTAGGAACCTACGTAAAATATTGGAAATAATTTGACTCATATGGTAGGAGAGAGAATGGTGCTCGCGTTTGCTCGTTCGCAAGAAAGGGCAGGGTGGTAGGAGAGACGGTGGGTACAAAAGGCTGGGTGCTCGTGGATTGCATCCATCAGTGAGAGCGCTGTGCGGGCCCCCCCGctccttccaaaagaaaaaaaaaaaaaaagagttgccCGAAATTGTTTAATTAAGGTTAGCGGGGATCTTGGGCCATCGCACCATTAAAACCTACATATACTgatatacatacattcatatttttattttttatattttgataaaaaaatgtgCAGGGTGCAGCGCCGGGGGGGGGTTGCCGCAGGGTGGGAGGCTTAACCACTCCCACCATACAtcctacatatacatacataaagcCTTTGGCAACCATGACGGGAGAGTATATTATCCTAGCACCATCTAAAGAGATCAAAAACCATCCCACTCTGTCCGCATCCAGACATCGAATTAAATCTTCATTTAATCGACTTTCATTGTAGCTCGAACCTCAGATGTGAGAGGATAAAATTAATGGTGCGTTTCAACTGGACAACCTCGGATGTAAGAGAATGAAGTTAATGGTCCGTTCCAACTGAACTACCACATAGATGGTAGCTAGAATCTTTATTCAAATTCAACTAGAGATGGATTGTATGATGGGAATCAATAATAATGGCCTGAGCTATTTGATATGATTAGCTACCATAGACTACTTAGAT from Elaeis guineensis isolate ETL-2024a chromosome 4, EG11, whole genome shotgun sequence includes these protein-coding regions:
- the LOC105033374 gene encoding probable long-chain-alcohol O-fatty-acyltransferase 5, with the protein product MEKELRSLAKVYLLVAVSMTYSRYAASTIRPGNLRLVALFPVLCLLPCLPWSFSSINLRGISAFFLAWLALFKLVLLAFGLGPLSPSLPLLPFLFTSSFPVKLQTKPNPKPPISSSLSTLHLLVTAVKVLLLAAIISIHRYRDGIHPYFLLAMYCFYIYLGLDLCLTSMGKIATGLLGLELEPHFNNPCGASSLQDFWGRRWNLMVSAILRPSVYDPVRARWGRDAGILATFLVSGLMHELMFYYLTLALPTGEVTAFFVLQGLFTVAEKEARKAGWWRLHPVAAAPLAIGFIVGTGYWLFFPPLLRGGVDKIGLAECYAVMGFLGDAGGALLGLLGFL